Within Corynebacterium timonense, the genomic segment ACCTCATCATGCGCGCGCCCGAGGGCGCGATCGTCGTCGTGGAGGTGAAAACGCGCCGGGGACGAGCCTTCGGCGCGGCGGAGGCCGTCACCGCGAAAAAACTCGCGACGATGCGTCGAGGCGCCGCCGAGTGGCTGCGGGGAAGGCCGTACACGCACGTGCGTTTCGATGTCGCCGAGGTACTCATCGCCGATGGCGCGGCCACCATCCAGATTTACGAGGACGTGGACCATGGCTCTCGCTAGCACGTACTCCGCGACCCTCGAAGGGGTGAACGCCCACCTCGTCACGGTCGAGGCGAACATCGGGCCCGGCCTGCCCGGCACGTACATGGTGGGCCTGGGAGACGCCGCCGTCCGCGAATCCCGCGACCGCATTCGCACCGCGGTGGCCAACTCGCAACTGCCCTGGCCGCGCACCAAGATCATGGTCTCGCTCTCACCGGCGAACCTACCCAAGTCCGGCTCGCACTTCGACCTGCCCATCGCCCTCGCCGTCCTCGCAGCCCTCGACCCTCGAGCGGGCCGTCGCCTGGCCACCACGCTCGTGCTCGGCGAGCTCGGGCTGGGTGGGCGCCTGCGCCGCATCGAGGGGGCGCTGCCGCTGCTGCACGCCGCGCCTAGCGAGGTGACCGCGATCATCGTCCCGGAGGCCAACGCCGCGGAGGCCGCGCTCCTCGGCGACGACCGGATCCGCAGCGCGCGCACGCTCGCCGAGGTGTGGGATTGGCTTGTGAGCGCGCGCGACCTCGCCCGGCCCGAGCCGACCCTCGTGCCGCCTGTGCCGCCCGCCCCGGACTTCCGCGACATCGCGGGCCAGGCCGCTGAGCGCCACGCCCTCGAGGTCGCCGCCGCCGGCGGGCACCACGTCTTGATGATCGGCCCGCCCGGCACCGGGAAGTCGATGTTGGCGCAGCGCCTTCCGTCTATCCTGCCGCCACTGAGCGCCAGCGAGATGATCGAGGCCACCGCCATCCACTCCGTCTCCGGCGCCCCGCACCGCGGCGTGGTCGCGCACCGACCCTTCGTCGCGCCGCACCCCTCGCTCAGCCAAGCAGCCCTCATTGGCGGCGGCTCCGGCGTTGCGCGGCCCGGCGCTGTCAGCCAGGCGCACCGGGGGGTGCTCTTCCTCGACGAGGCCTCGGAGATCTCGCCTGCCGTGCTTGACGCGTTGCGCATTCCGTTGGAGACGGGCATGGTGCGCCTCACACGCGCGCGCCGGGAGGTGACCTACCCGGCCGACGTGCAGCTCGTCCTCGCCGCCAATACGTGCAAGTGCGGGGCGGCCTCGCCCGCGCAGTGCACCTGCCGCGCCCACGAGCGCGCCGCCCACTTGCGCAACATCTCCGGGCCGCTGCGCGACAGGATCGACATCACATTGCTCCTCACCCCCCACAACGCCGTGCTCAACCCCGCCGACGCGGAGCCCTCTGCGCCGATCGCCGAGCGCGTCGCCTGTGCCCGGGAGCGCGCGCAGCACCGGTGGGCCCGGGCGGAGTGCCCCGGCCACCTCAACGCCCGGATCGACCCGACCCTGCTGCGACGCCATTACCCGGCGACAGAGGACGCGATGGCGCTCGTCGCCGCGTACCTTGCCGACGGCACGCTCACCCAGCGCGGCGTCGACAGCATCCTGCGCCTGAGTTGGACACTCGCCGACCTCGGCGCGGCAGCGCGCCCCGACCTCGACCACGTCGCCCGCGCCATCGACCTCCGCCAGGCCCACGCAGCGGGGGTGTTCGTATGAGCCGCCGCGAATCTTGGGCCTACCTCAGCCGCGTCGTCGAAGGCCCCAGCCACGCGCTGCAGGAGCTTCTGCGCGCTGGGCGCGACGCGGACGAGATCACCGCCGGTGTCCGCAGCCGGGCGAGCTGGCTCGGCGGGCTCGCCGCGGAGACCGAGTCGCGCTACAGCTGGGACCGGCCTGAGCTCGACCTGGGGGAAGCGCAGGACAACGGTTTCCGGCTCCTCACGCCCGAGGACCCGGGGTGGCCCGCCCACCAGATCACCGACTCCTTCACCCACGGTGTGGCGGCGAGCACGGCCAACCAGGAACAGTTCCGGGACAGGGGGGTGGCGCCGCACGCGCTGTGGGTGCGCGGAGAGTCGGACCTGCAGACGCTGCTGGCGCGCTCGGTGGCGTTCGTGGGTACGCGTGCCTCCTCCGCCTACGGCCACCATGCGACGGTGGACTTAGTCGCGGGCCTGGCTGCACACCGCTACACGGTGGTCTCCGGTGGGGCTGTCGGCATCGACACCGTCGCCCACGAGACGGCGCTGGCGCGGGGAGTGCCGACCGTCGTCGTCGCCGCCTGCGGGCCGGGTGTGACCTACCCGCGGAAAAATGCCGAGCTTTTTGGTGCGATCGCCGACAACGGCGGCGCGGTGGTCACGGAGTACCCGCCGGGGGTGGCGCCGGACCGCCACCGCTTCCTCACCCGCAACCGGCTCGTCGCCGCGCTCACGCAGGGCACCGTCATCGTCGAGGCAGCGTTTCGCTCCGGAGCTCTAAACACACTGAACTGGGTGAACTACTACGGCCGCCGCGCCATGGCGGTTCCCGGGCCGATCCTCGGTCCGGGGTCGCTGGGCACGAACCTGGCCATCCGTGATGGCAAGGCGGCGATGGCGTTGAACGCCGCGGACGTCCACGAGATGCTTAGCCGTCTCGGCGAGGTCGACGCCGACGGGCAACGTGAGTTGGAGTTTCCGGCGGATCCGGTCCAGGCGCTAGCGCGCAACGAGCTGCGCGTCTACGACGCGTTGCCGGCCTCGCGCGCCTCCGGGGCGAAGGCGGAAGACATCGCGCGCGCGGCGGGGCTGAGCGTCGCGCTGAGCGTGCACCTGCTCGTGGAGCTCAGCCGCCGCGGTCTGGTCGTGCGCGAGGGCACCACGTGGCGGAGGGCGGGCGGCGTGTAGGAGCGCGGGTACACTGCTGGGGCATGAGTGACGTTGGAGCCGGGGGGGGGGGCAGCTCGCGGAGGCGGTCGAGGACTTCGCGGACTACGCCCGCCTTGTGATCCGGGTCCTGAGGATGCCGGCAAAAGACAGCACCGGCTGGGTGAGCGCCTTTTGCCCAATGCCGGTCTCTCGGTCCCACAACAACTGCTCAGGCACGGCCTGAAACGATGTCGACAACAATGCCCACATCCCTGCAACAAGATCTGCGGTCGTGCGTGACGGCAGCACACGCGCGGCCATGAACCTCGAATACGACGCCACCATCACCAGCACCGGAAACGCTACTTTCTTCCCGGTTCCGTCGGGAATCCCGCCGGCGGGGAAAGTCAGGTCACACTGGATTTGCTCACCAGGGCGGTGAATCAGCGTGTCCACCGGGTCCGCCTGCTGTTAGTCAGGGCGGATGCGGCGCACATTGTCGCGAAACCATGTGATCGACCCACACCACCCCACACGCTGCGCGATCACAGTGGCAGGCAACGTCGGGGTCTGTTCCAGCAGGGCACGAACCCGCGGTTCACACGGGGTGAAGCTGGTCCCGGAGCTTGCACGCTTCTTGTACACAGGTGGCGCATCTGAGGCCAACGCCGTTTCCACCGTCTTTTTCGCGCAGCCTATTTCGGCCGCGATTTTTTTGATCGATAGGCCCTGCCGACGCAGATACCTGATCTCGGCCCACTCTTCCACGGAAATCACCCATCCAATTTTGCCGGCAGGCTATCTTTAACACGCCGCTATCATCGTGGTGCGGGTCGTTCGAATGGGTGCGGCACCGGCCGTGAAGGGATGTGGTCCTGAAGGGGAACCGCAGAGAGGCGCTGGTGCGACTCAGGGAAGAGAGAGCAGGTTGGGTGTCAATTTGTGCGGCGCGTGTGTTCGCCCAAGGAACGGCGCGCGGCATGGTGCGCGGCGGGTCATTGTCCAGATTTCTCTCACTTTCTGCGCGACGAAAATTGAAATGCTTCGCGACTGCGGTGGCGCATTCTCGCGCACCGCATGGGGTTCGTTCTCGCGATCGAGAGGGGTTGGCGCGCCTTCCTAAACCATTCTCACAGGTGCCATGAAAGAGCTCGTCCACCGACGTCCTATTCTCGCTTTCGTCATGCTCGCCCACCTCGGGTCCTGGCTCGGATGGTCGTCGTGGTGGCTCTCCGAGAGCGGCATCGGTGTCCTCCCGTTCAGACCGTCGTTCGAGGGCATTACCCTCGTCAACCAGGTGGGTCTCTTCGCAGGCCCCTTCGCTGTAGTGCTCCTCGTCACTCGTGTCCTCGACGGCCGAGGAAGCCCTTGTGCCCTCCTCGCGCGGGCTTTCTCCCTCCGGGGCCGACGCGCCGTGCATCTCGTGGCGCTTCTCGTGCTACCATTCGTCCTGGCAACGCCCTACCTCGTGCTGGGCAGTGGTATTACCGCCGGAGGGCTAACGGCCTCGATGCCCGCGAGCACTCTCGTCACGTACCTCACCTACCTCGCGGGAGGCCCGCTCCAAGAGGAGCCGGGATGGAGCGGCTTCGCGCTGCCTCGAATGCAAAGATCGATGCATCCTCTTGCGGCGTCCGTGGGGCTCGGATTGGTCCACAGGTTCTGGCACGCTCCACTTTCCTTCACGCAAGAGTGGGACACCACGCGTTCGGATGTGGGCCAGCTCGCCGCATATTTGCTGCTAGTCGTGGCGCTTTCGATCGTGCCTTCCTGGGTGTTCAACACATCCGAGGGCAGTTCGATCCCAGCGATATTCGCCCACCACTCTCTCAACTGGGGGTTGCTGTTCGCGGGAAGCACGCTCGGCGTTTTGGTCGAGAACACGTGGCCCGCAACCCTGACAATGTCGGCGCTCGCGGCCGCACTACTAGGCCGCACACGCGGGCGGCTCGGTCACGGCACCCACTGAACCGCGGCGGCACCGCCGGGGGAGAGGACGCCACGCGGAGCCATGCGGGAGACACAGGTTTGTCCGTTGAGTGCGTTCAGAGGGTGAGCACCAAGACGATCGTCATCAGGGTTAACAGGGTGAGCCCACCCATGATCGCGATACCTCCGGGGCGGCCAACGTTGACGGTGAGTCCGAGGCCGTTGCGCTTTTCTACCCATATCCGCGGATCTTCCCGGTTCTCATAGAACATGCCCCACCTCCACAGATGGTCATCGTCGGGCGACTGCCGACCGGAGCCTCCTGGCGCGGCCGTCGGCGCGCGAGAGAGGCGGATGCTTTTAATGACCAGCCAGACGATGGGGAGCGAGCTTGCGGTCACTAGCCCCCAGGCGATCCAAGTGATTCCGGAGGGTACGAGCTGGACGACAGGTGCGACCGACAATATACCCAGAAAAACCGGAGACACGAGTGTGAGCGCGGCCAGCGCACGCTGCAAAGTCTTTTCCCTCCCACCTTGGAACTCTCGAGCTGCCTGGGGCTGCCCGTCCGGAAAGCGAGTGCGCTCGCGTCGGCTCAGAACGACGCACACAACGACGAGCAGCACTGTGCTCCCGAGCGAGACCAAAGGCAGGAAGAGCACGCTACCCCAGTTCTTGGACGCCCAGTCCGTCACGTTCCCCGCATCGTCGTAGCGCGTGGGAATCGGATCTGGCAGCGAGGGATAGTTGATCGCCACCACGGCGACTGTGGCAAGAGAAATCCCCACAGCGAGGACGAGCAGCGGCCACACGGGCTTGATTGGTTGCTCAGGCGTGGCCGACGCCGGTACACGAACTGGCACCGTGTCGTACCAGCCGTGCCTTGCCTTGGCGGCCATGATCGGCCTCCGGCACGCAGCGAACGCCACCACGGTCCAGCCGCTATACCCCAACAGGACCACAACACTCACCTCCGGCATGCTCGAGGCCGCCACCATGACTACCCCAGCCACGACCCCGCCGACCAGAATCCAGACCCTGTAACGCCGGATCGCGCCACGTACGGCAGGGTCACCGACGCGATCGCTGGGAACGCTCACACCGAGCGGTACCGTGGGGCGGGACATCTCCGGTATCGCCGCCGTCACAGCCGTCGTCAAACCCAACGCTGCGAGCATAATAATCATCACCGACGTATTCACTGATCCTCCTCCGGTGGGTCAAGGGATTCCATCACTCGGGTGAATATCTGCCTGAGAGCCTCGTCGGATAGACCCTCGATTTCGACCATCCTCCAACTGGCGTGCCGAGGCCAGCGCATCACCCCGTTGCAACTCGCCGTGGCCGATTGCCTGCACGACGCGATCGCGAACCTGCTGATACAGCGGCACCGTCGAAAGCGGATCCAATGTGACGCCCACTTGTATTCCCGTCTCCGCTGGCGTAGCTGATCCATGCCTAATAATATAGTGAAAAATGTTTATACTTGGTCGCATCGAACATGGCCGCTGGTTCTATTTCTATTTGTGCTATAGCCCAGCGCCACCTGCCTGGCCGTGGTGAACTCACCCTTCCGCTTGAGCATGCCGAGGTCGGCGCAATGTGGTAGGGGACTGTAGTCGCAGGGATGCAGGCGTGAATCGGGAGCGGGGGCGCCCGCACTGAGGTCGAATCGTGTTCTAGTTTGGCGGCGCACCTGGGCCGCTTCCGGCGTGCCGGCACCCGTAAGCCAGGCAGAGGTCAGAGATCGATACCCAGGCCGGCGCGTTGGGTTGAAAACGCTCGTGGGAGACGACGAGCGCTGGAGAGCGTCGGCGGTCATGAGATAGCCGGCGTTGGTGTCAGGAAAATCCGCTAGCGCGCAACGAGGTGCGCGTCTACGACGCGTTGCCGGCCTCGCGCGCCTCGGGGGCGAAGGCGGACGACATCGCACGCGCGGCGCGGCTGAGCGTCGCGCTGACCGTGCACCTGCTCGTGGAGCTCAGCCGCCGCGGTCTGGTCGTGCGCGACGGCACCACGTGGCGGAGGACGGGCGGCGTGTAGGGGCGCGGGTACACTGCTGGGGCATGAGTGACGTTGGAGCCGGGGGGCAGCTCGCGGAGGCGATCGAGGACTTCGCGGACTACGCCCGCCTTGTGCTCGGGCGCAGCGAGGCGACGGTGCGTGCCTACCGCAATGACCTGTCTACTCTCTCCGGCCACATCGCCGACTTCGCCGGGTTTAGCCTGCCCGCCCTGCGCGCGTGGCTGGCGGACGGCGTCGAACGCGGGCTGGCTCGCTCGACGATGGCGCGGCGCACCGCGGCCGTGCGCGCTTTCAGCACGTGGGCGTACAACCAGGGGCACCTCGATTCAGACGTCGCCGCCCGCCTGGCCGCCCCGACCGTCAACCGCCACCTGCCCAAAGTCCTGAGCCCGCAACGCGCCGACGAGCTCGTGGCCGCGGGAGGCCACGGCGCCGAGGACGACCCCCAGGGTCTGCGCGACCGCGCCATCCTCGAGTTGCTCTACGCCACCGGGATCCGCGTCTCCGAGCTCACCGGGCTTGATCTCGGCGACGCCGACCACGCCCGCCGCACCCTCCGCGTGACCGGTAAAGGCAACAAGCAGCGCGTCGTACCC encodes:
- a CDS encoding DNA-processing protein DprA — its product is MSRRESWAYLSRVVEGPSHALQELLRAGRDADEITAGVRSRASWLGGLAAETESRYSWDRPELDLGEAQDNGFRLLTPEDPGWPAHQITDSFTHGVAASTANQEQFRDRGVAPHALWVRGESDLQTLLARSVAFVGTRASSAYGHHATVDLVAGLAAHRYTVVSGGAVGIDTVAHETALARGVPTVVVAACGPGVTYPRKNAELFGAIADNGGAVVTEYPPGVAPDRHRFLTRNRLVAALTQGTVIVEAAFRSGALNTLNWVNYYGRRAMAVPGPILGPGSLGTNLAIRDGKAAMALNAADVHEMLSRLGEVDADGQRELEFPADPVQALARNELRVYDALPASRASGAKAEDIARAAGLSVALSVHLLVELSRRGLVVREGTTWRRAGGV
- a CDS encoding IS21 family transposase encodes the protein MDTLIHRPGEQIQCDLTFPAGGIPDGTGKKVAFPVLVMVASYSRFMAARVLPSRTTADLVAGMWALLSTSFQAVPEQLLWDRETGIGQKALTQPVLSFAGILRTRITRRA
- a CDS encoding type II CAAX prenyl endopeptidase Rce1 family protein — encoded protein: MKELVHRRPILAFVMLAHLGSWLGWSSWWLSESGIGVLPFRPSFEGITLVNQVGLFAGPFAVVLLVTRVLDGRGSPCALLARAFSLRGRRAVHLVALLVLPFVLATPYLVLGSGITAGGLTASMPASTLVTYLTYLAGGPLQEEPGWSGFALPRMQRSMHPLAASVGLGLVHRFWHAPLSFTQEWDTTRSDVGQLAAYLLLVVALSIVPSWVFNTSEGSSIPAIFAHHSLNWGLLFAGSTLGVLVENTWPATLTMSALAAALLGRTRGRLGHGTH
- a CDS encoding YifB family Mg chelatase-like AAA ATPase, with the protein product MALASTYSATLEGVNAHLVTVEANIGPGLPGTYMVGLGDAAVRESRDRIRTAVANSQLPWPRTKIMVSLSPANLPKSGSHFDLPIALAVLAALDPRAGRRLATTLVLGELGLGGRLRRIEGALPLLHAAPSEVTAIIVPEANAAEAALLGDDRIRSARTLAEVWDWLVSARDLARPEPTLVPPVPPAPDFRDIAGQAAERHALEVAAAGGHHVLMIGPPGTGKSMLAQRLPSILPPLSASEMIEATAIHSVSGAPHRGVVAHRPFVAPHPSLSQAALIGGGSGVARPGAVSQAHRGVLFLDEASEISPAVLDALRIPLETGMVRLTRARREVTYPADVQLVLAANTCKCGAASPAQCTCRAHERAAHLRNISGPLRDRIDITLLLTPHNAVLNPADAEPSAPIAERVACARERAQHRWARAECPGHLNARIDPTLLRRHYPATEDAMALVAAYLADGTLTQRGVDSILRLSWTLADLGAAARPDLDHVARAIDLRQAHAAGVFV
- a CDS encoding YraN family protein produces the protein MAHSPQTATHQHKQNLGRAGEDYARRFYETHGYELIDARVRTAAGELDLIMRAPEGAIVVVEVKTRRGRAFGAAEAVTAKKLATMRRGAAEWLRGRPYTHVRFDVAEVLIADGAATIQIYEDVDHGSR
- a CDS encoding helix-turn-helix domain-containing protein, encoding MISVEEWAEIRYLRRQGLSIKKIAAEIGCAKKTVETALASDAPPVYKKRASSGTSFTPCEPRVRALLEQTPTLPATVIAQRVGWCGSITWFRDNVRRIRPD
- a CDS encoding tyrosine recombinase XerC, which encodes MSDVGAGGQLAEAIEDFADYARLVLGRSEATVRAYRNDLSTLSGHIADFAGFSLPALRAWLADGVERGLARSTMARRTAAVRAFSTWAYNQGHLDSDVAARLAAPTVNRHLPKVLSPQRADELVAAGGHGAEDDPQGLRDRAILELLYATGIRVSELTGLDLGDADHARRTLRVTGKGNKQRVVPYGDTAAEAIGAWLRVGRPELARADTQALFVGARGWRIDPRQVRRIVSAAAARSGASDITPHSLRHSAATHMLEGGADLRVVQELLGHSSLSTTQIYTHVSAQRLKAVYDRAHPRA
- a CDS encoding DUF1648 domain-containing protein; the encoded protein is MNTSVMIIMLAALGLTTAVTAAIPEMSRPTVPLGVSVPSDRVGDPAVRGAIRRYRVWILVGGVVAGVVMVAASSMPEVSVVVLLGYSGWTVVAFAACRRPIMAAKARHGWYDTVPVRVPASATPEQPIKPVWPLLVLAVGISLATVAVVAINYPSLPDPIPTRYDDAGNVTDWASKNWGSVLFLPLVSLGSTVLLVVVCVVLSRRERTRFPDGQPQAAREFQGGREKTLQRALAALTLVSPVFLGILSVAPVVQLVPSGITWIAWGLVTASSLPIVWLVIKSIRLSRAPTAAPGGSGRQSPDDDHLWRWGMFYENREDPRIWVEKRNGLGLTVNVGRPGGIAIMGGLTLLTLMTIVLVLTL